The following are from one region of the Paenibacillus sabinae T27 genome:
- the rfbC gene encoding dTDP-4-dehydrorhamnose 3,5-epimerase yields MKFTKTNLEGVLIVEPAVFGDHRGWFMETYSQAKFLEQGIDLTFVQDNQSYSAVKGTLRGLHYQLNPKAQTKLVRCTRGVIYDVAVDIRKGSPTYGQWFGIELSAENKKQLLIPKGFAHGFMTLTEDVEVQYKCDELYAPDCDGGILWNDPDIGVKWPIDVVPVLSAKDEKAPLLKDTNLNFVYNA; encoded by the coding sequence ATGAAATTCACCAAAACGAATCTGGAAGGCGTACTGATCGTTGAGCCTGCCGTGTTCGGCGACCATCGCGGATGGTTCATGGAAACCTACAGCCAGGCGAAATTTCTGGAGCAGGGGATCGACCTGACCTTTGTTCAGGACAATCAATCCTACTCGGCGGTTAAAGGCACGCTGCGCGGACTCCATTACCAGCTGAACCCGAAAGCGCAGACGAAGCTCGTCCGGTGCACGCGCGGCGTCATTTATGATGTCGCTGTCGATATCCGGAAAGGCAGCCCTACCTACGGCCAGTGGTTCGGCATCGAGCTGAGCGCGGAGAACAAGAAGCAGCTGCTGATCCCCAAAGGCTTCGCCCACGGCTTCATGACGCTCACCGAGGACGTCGAGGTTCAGTACAAATGCGACGAGCTGTACGCGCCGGATTGCGACGGAGGCATTCTGTGGAACGACCCGGACATCGGGGTAAAGTGGCCGATCGATGTGGTGCCGGTGCTGTCGGCCAAAGACGAGAAGGCGCCGTTGCTTAAGGATACGAACCTCAATTTCGTATACAACGCTTAA
- a CDS encoding nitrite/sulfite reductase, giving the protein MAYEPIWTKEPDKLSKFELVKLEKDGLDVIRTIIEKYALEGYDSIPADDLDLFKWAGVYQQKPKNGHFMMRVRINSGIMTSAQARTLADISRLYGRELVDITTRQAIQFHWLTVENFPDIFKRLDAAGLYSFEACGDCPRTIVGNPLAGIDKDELLDTKALVDEVNSFFMLNRDFSNLPRKLKMSISANPYNNAHAEINDLAFTPAVKEIDGEEFIGFHVMVGGGLSAKPHLAQKLDIFVRPDEVLKVATGVATIFRDYGYREKRHHARLKFLMADWGAEKFKDKLVELIGELPARGEDKTIGWQAAYFYGVQPQPQQGLNYVGLNVPVGRLNADELTQLADLADAYGDGHIRTTMSQNAILSGVPDDKVDELLAAPLLKRLAPAPKPFISRTVACTGNEFCSLALVETKKRAVAIAEFLDERLALDENVRFHLIGCPNACGQKQIADIGLQGALLKTPEGMVEAYDIAIGGTLGGGAQGPAAKFAQPLKGRVKADEVAGVIEQLLLFYKSERAAGEGFHAFAERVGLPAFQDKLSSILAAPAS; this is encoded by the coding sequence ATGGCATACGAGCCGATCTGGACCAAAGAACCGGACAAACTGTCCAAATTCGAACTGGTCAAACTGGAAAAAGACGGACTGGACGTCATCCGTACCATTATTGAAAAATACGCGCTGGAGGGCTATGATTCCATTCCGGCCGATGATCTGGACCTGTTCAAATGGGCGGGCGTGTACCAGCAAAAGCCGAAGAACGGGCATTTTATGATGCGTGTCCGTATTAACTCCGGCATTATGACTTCCGCGCAGGCCCGAACGCTGGCCGATATTTCCCGGCTTTACGGCAGAGAGCTCGTCGATATTACAACCCGGCAGGCGATTCAGTTCCACTGGCTGACGGTGGAGAACTTCCCGGACATCTTTAAACGTCTCGATGCAGCTGGGTTATATTCGTTCGAAGCGTGCGGCGACTGCCCGCGCACCATTGTCGGCAATCCGCTTGCCGGAATCGACAAAGACGAACTGCTGGATACCAAAGCCCTTGTCGATGAAGTGAACAGCTTTTTCATGCTGAATCGCGACTTCTCCAACCTGCCGCGCAAGCTGAAAATGTCGATTTCCGCCAATCCGTATAACAACGCCCATGCCGAGATCAACGATTTGGCGTTTACGCCTGCCGTTAAGGAGATTGACGGTGAGGAATTCATCGGCTTCCATGTGATGGTCGGCGGCGGACTGTCCGCTAAGCCCCATCTGGCGCAGAAGCTGGATATCTTCGTCCGTCCGGATGAGGTGCTTAAAGTGGCAACGGGCGTCGCGACGATCTTCCGCGACTATGGATACCGTGAGAAACGGCATCATGCCCGGTTGAAATTCCTGATGGCCGATTGGGGCGCGGAGAAATTCAAGGACAAGCTGGTTGAACTGATCGGAGAGCTGCCTGCACGGGGCGAGGACAAAACCATCGGCTGGCAGGCCGCCTATTTCTACGGCGTGCAGCCGCAGCCCCAGCAGGGGCTGAATTATGTCGGCCTGAACGTTCCCGTAGGGCGGCTTAACGCCGATGAGCTGACGCAGCTGGCCGATCTGGCCGACGCGTATGGCGACGGACATATCCGGACGACGATGTCGCAGAACGCGATTCTCAGCGGCGTGCCTGACGACAAGGTCGACGAACTGCTGGCCGCTCCTCTGCTGAAGCGCCTGGCTCCTGCGCCGAAGCCTTTCATCAGCCGCACGGTGGCCTGCACCGGCAATGAGTTCTGCAGCCTGGCTCTGGTGGAGACGAAAAAACGGGCCGTTGCCATTGCCGAGTTCCTGGACGAACGTCTGGCACTCGATGAGAACGTGCGCTTTCATTTGATCGGCTGCCCGAATGCCTGCGGGCAGAAGCAGATCGCCGACATCGGGCTGCAGGGGGCTTTGTTGAAGACCCCTGAGGGCATGGTCGAAGCCTACGATATCGCCATCGGCGGTACGCTTGGCGGCGGCGCGCAAGGACCGGCCGCGAAGTTTGCACAGCCGCTTAAAGGGCGCGTCAAGGCGGACGAAGTGGCGGGCGTGATTGAGCAGCTTCTGCTGTTCTACAAGAGTGAGCGCGCTGCCGGCGAAGGTTTCCATGCTTTCGCTGAACGGGTTGGCCTGCCGGCCTTCCAGGACAAGCTTAGCTCCATCCTGGCCGCTCCAGCCTCTTGA
- a CDS encoding U32 family peptidase encodes MKERDIRREDVELLAPAGDWDCMRAAVANGADAVYFGVEKFNARARANNFRMDELPEIMAFLHSYGVKGFLTFNILVFENELEDARELIEACVDAGVDAVIVQDLGLVKLIREISPDFPIHGSTQMTITSPEAVEFTKPFEMERVVLGRENNLKQIRTIGDQARLPMEVFVHGALCVSYSGQCLTSEMWGGRSANRGECAQACRLPYDLVVDGEVKPMGDIAYLLSPKDLAAIELIPELIEAGVTSFKIEGRMKSPEYVANVVGKYSKALKRHFDGKWSAPSKEEMRELQQSFSRGFTHGFLEGTNNKKLVDGTFPKSRGVYLGTVEQILRDGVVCRIEAPVKRGDGIVFDAGDPTKKEEGGRIYDLRRKGVKLEGEAQEGWIVDIIPGRSDVNLGRLHVGDRIWKTNDPALDKALRQTFETEKPYRVFPVHVKAAGRAGEPLSTWWTDVQKGVTVRVDSELVLETANKRPMDAALLEEQFGRLGGTIFQLERLDAALEGGVIVPMRELNSIRRRAVEQLAGERPKPPVYVKRAVEVYGDAAKLGAGSAVPARPDGVGTAAPLGAGGAFVSGGDAQLTALCRSLPQVQAALKAGVTFIYADFEFIKQFPAAVEAVRAAGARIALATPRIHMPGENGYHANILRLQPDAVLVRNTGALYYYLRRRQEEPDAVHPQLIGDFSLNIANHKTVDLFLEAGCDLVTPSYDLNIQQMVDLLRRTRTSQLEVVIHQHLPMYHTEHCVYCTFMSEGTDFTNCGRPCESHRASLQDRIGMSHPVRVDEGCRNTVYNAIEQSGAEYLNNFRELGVSTFRVEFLEETPEQVAEVIDLYSKALRGEISGTQVWKTLKATNQLGVTRGQLVK; translated from the coding sequence ATGAAAGAACGGGATATACGCAGGGAAGACGTGGAGCTGCTCGCTCCGGCGGGCGACTGGGACTGCATGCGGGCAGCGGTGGCGAATGGGGCGGACGCCGTCTATTTCGGCGTAGAGAAATTCAACGCCCGGGCAAGAGCGAATAATTTTCGGATGGACGAGCTGCCGGAAATCATGGCCTTTTTGCACAGCTATGGGGTTAAAGGGTTTTTGACGTTCAATATTCTGGTGTTCGAAAATGAATTGGAGGATGCCCGGGAATTAATTGAGGCCTGTGTCGACGCCGGCGTGGATGCGGTCATTGTGCAGGATCTCGGGCTGGTGAAGCTGATCCGCGAGATTTCGCCGGATTTTCCAATTCACGGATCAACGCAGATGACGATTACTTCGCCGGAGGCGGTGGAATTCACCAAGCCGTTCGAGATGGAACGCGTCGTTCTGGGCCGGGAAAACAATCTCAAGCAGATCCGCACGATAGGCGATCAGGCCCGTCTGCCGATGGAAGTGTTCGTGCACGGCGCGCTGTGCGTCTCTTATTCGGGCCAATGCCTGACCTCGGAGATGTGGGGCGGACGTTCCGCCAACCGTGGCGAATGCGCGCAGGCCTGCCGGCTTCCGTACGACCTCGTCGTGGACGGCGAGGTAAAGCCGATGGGCGATATCGCCTATCTGCTGTCCCCAAAGGATTTGGCGGCGATCGAGCTTATTCCGGAGCTGATTGAAGCGGGCGTGACTTCCTTCAAAATCGAAGGACGGATGAAGAGTCCCGAATATGTGGCGAATGTGGTCGGCAAGTACAGCAAGGCGCTTAAGCGTCATTTCGATGGAAAATGGTCGGCACCCTCCAAGGAAGAAATGCGGGAGCTGCAGCAGAGCTTCTCACGGGGCTTCACCCACGGCTTTCTGGAAGGGACGAACAACAAAAAGCTGGTGGACGGCACCTTCCCCAAAAGCCGAGGCGTCTACCTTGGCACAGTGGAGCAAATTCTGCGCGATGGTGTGGTCTGCCGGATTGAAGCGCCGGTCAAGCGCGGCGACGGCATTGTGTTCGATGCGGGCGATCCCACGAAAAAAGAGGAAGGCGGCCGCATCTACGATTTGCGCCGCAAGGGCGTGAAGCTCGAGGGCGAAGCGCAGGAAGGCTGGATCGTCGATATTATCCCGGGACGCAGCGACGTCAACCTTGGCCGCCTGCATGTCGGAGACCGCATCTGGAAGACGAACGACCCGGCGCTGGACAAGGCGCTGCGCCAGACGTTTGAGACGGAGAAGCCGTACCGGGTATTCCCGGTCCACGTCAAAGCGGCGGGCCGTGCGGGCGAGCCGCTCTCCACCTGGTGGACCGACGTGCAGAAGGGCGTTACCGTCCGCGTCGACTCCGAGCTTGTGCTGGAGACGGCGAACAAGCGACCGATGGATGCCGCGCTGCTCGAAGAGCAATTCGGCCGCCTCGGCGGCACGATCTTCCAGCTCGAGCGGCTGGACGCCGCCCTCGAAGGCGGCGTCATCGTGCCGATGCGCGAGCTGAACAGCATCCGCCGCCGCGCGGTGGAGCAGCTTGCGGGCGAGCGCCCGAAGCCGCCCGTATACGTGAAACGGGCGGTGGAGGTGTACGGCGACGCAGCGAAGCTCGGCGCCGGAAGCGCCGTCCCGGCACGGCCGGACGGCGTGGGAACAGCCGCCCCGCTCGGAGCGGGCGGCGCCTTTGTAAGCGGCGGTGACGCGCAGCTCACCGCGCTGTGCCGCAGCCTGCCGCAGGTGCAGGCTGCCCTGAAGGCCGGCGTAACGTTCATTTACGCCGACTTCGAATTCATCAAGCAGTTCCCGGCAGCGGTGGAGGCCGTTCGGGCAGCGGGCGCGAGAATCGCGCTGGCGACGCCGCGCATCCATATGCCCGGAGAGAACGGCTACCATGCCAACATCCTGCGCCTCCAGCCCGATGCGGTGCTGGTGCGCAATACCGGCGCGCTGTATTATTACCTGCGCCGCCGGCAGGAAGAGCCGGATGCTGTGCATCCGCAGCTCATCGGCGATTTCTCGCTGAACATCGCCAACCACAAAACGGTTGACCTGTTCCTTGAAGCCGGCTGCGATCTGGTAACGCCGTCGTATGATCTGAATATCCAGCAGATGGTCGATCTGCTGCGGCGGACCCGCACTTCGCAGCTGGAAGTCGTCATTCACCAGCATTTGCCGATGTATCATACGGAGCACTGTGTCTACTGCACCTTTATGAGCGAAGGGACCGACTTTACAAACTGCGGCCGTCCCTGCGAGAGCCATCGGGCTTCCCTGCAGGACCGGATCGGCATGTCCCATCCCGTCCGTGTGGATGAAGGCTGCCGCAACACCGTTTACAACGCGATCGAGCAGTCCGGTGCGGAGTATCTGAACAATTTCCGTGAACTTGGCGTATCGACTTTCCGCGTAGAGTTTCTGGAAGAGACGCCCGAGCAGGTAGCCGAGGTCATTGACCTGTACAGTAAGGCGCTGCGCGGCGAAATTTCCGGGACCCAGGTGTGGAAGACGCTCAAAGCGACCAACCAGCTTGGCGTTACCCGGGGACAGCTCGTCAAGTAA
- a CDS encoding stalk domain-containing protein, whose translation MNKMCLKVLHAALAALIILAMLPVNDAGAAEKEKLMLTLKVGSKQAKANGQSIVIPPPFSENGSVLVPLGVFKKAFGSGVSLAKDNVVKVTFGPHTGAMTIGGTTAWRDGQKVKLAAPPRMVNGVLMVPLRFAAGVIGAKVSAGSGGSIVVALPAANSANSGDGSLPEGGIDSEAGKTKVGNSYEEWSMQYPAGLIIGDSGGEEGVSSFMSADNAYYLEVHVTTQEAASDADDLLDQLVRSSEDGGEVVLDREVFPKAAIPYARIVSKDPSGALWEGRAYYANGRLYKLYLTDDRAENYKDFAKYAGLLNSFRPSFDEKDRSIRDLSTVLNGMRSAGSDDYGISLEVPAGWSLDNRHLVYESKDGSYLKLNISSAPPASTLDSWEEELRQKDAELFVQEAYSEQKITDAEISGVPARVRKVRYNDGGGWMTVYQTLLLKNGYRYYTEYAAAGQDEDQAKFAAVLASLKIDFDTVKENFGRLEQDDYPSLKNKTVTKTSKIYGYSIDMPRLWTPYQGVFDMQSVDYRFTGGRFQIAVLPEGSMEYTVNQLKEFYRNAAGDPQGPFIEQERETTFAGVPAVEVTVRQTKNGIPSHIRVFVFSREDIVYTLTATLGDANATEVQQAMLDRTFQSFRFTDEGK comes from the coding sequence ATGAACAAAATGTGCTTGAAAGTTCTGCATGCCGCGCTCGCGGCGCTGATTATACTGGCCATGCTGCCAGTGAACGATGCAGGGGCGGCGGAGAAAGAGAAGCTTATGCTGACGCTGAAAGTGGGTAGCAAGCAGGCCAAAGCGAATGGACAGAGTATCGTCATCCCCCCGCCTTTTTCCGAGAATGGGAGTGTCCTGGTCCCGCTCGGGGTGTTCAAAAAAGCATTCGGCAGCGGCGTCTCGCTCGCAAAAGATAATGTTGTCAAAGTGACCTTTGGTCCGCATACAGGCGCAATGACGATCGGCGGGACGACTGCCTGGAGGGACGGGCAGAAAGTGAAGTTGGCCGCTCCTCCGCGCATGGTGAACGGGGTTCTTATGGTTCCGCTGCGCTTTGCCGCCGGGGTCATCGGTGCGAAGGTGTCGGCCGGAAGCGGGGGAAGTATCGTTGTGGCGCTCCCTGCCGCAAATTCGGCAAATTCGGGAGATGGCAGCCTGCCGGAGGGGGGCATCGACAGCGAAGCGGGCAAGACGAAGGTCGGCAACAGCTACGAGGAGTGGAGCATGCAATATCCGGCCGGGCTGATCATCGGCGACAGCGGCGGCGAGGAGGGCGTGTCTTCGTTCATGAGCGCCGACAACGCCTATTATCTGGAGGTACATGTGACGACGCAGGAAGCGGCCTCGGACGCAGACGACCTGCTGGATCAGCTTGTGCGCAGCTCCGAGGACGGCGGCGAGGTCGTGCTGGACCGGGAGGTTTTTCCGAAGGCTGCCATTCCCTATGCCCGCATTGTCAGCAAGGACCCTTCCGGGGCTTTATGGGAAGGCCGCGCTTATTACGCCAACGGGCGATTGTATAAGCTGTATTTGACGGATGACCGTGCCGAGAATTATAAAGATTTTGCCAAGTACGCCGGGCTGCTGAATTCGTTCCGCCCGTCTTTCGACGAGAAGGACCGCTCGATTCGGGATCTGTCCACGGTTCTAAATGGTATGCGCTCTGCCGGCAGTGACGATTACGGCATTTCGCTTGAAGTCCCCGCCGGATGGAGCTTGGACAACCGTCATCTCGTCTATGAGAGTAAAGACGGCAGCTATCTGAAGCTGAATATCAGCTCGGCGCCGCCGGCTTCGACGCTGGACAGCTGGGAAGAGGAGCTGCGCCAGAAGGATGCGGAGCTTTTTGTCCAGGAAGCCTACAGCGAGCAGAAGATTACGGATGCGGAGATATCCGGTGTTCCGGCGAGGGTGCGGAAAGTCCGTTATAATGACGGCGGCGGGTGGATGACGGTTTACCAGACGCTGCTGTTAAAGAACGGCTACCGCTACTATACAGAATACGCTGCGGCGGGGCAGGACGAAGATCAGGCGAAGTTCGCGGCGGTTCTCGCCTCGCTGAAGATTGATTTTGACACCGTTAAAGAGAACTTCGGCCGCCTGGAGCAGGATGACTATCCCTCGCTGAAAAATAAAACCGTAACCAAAACATCAAAAATCTACGGCTACTCCATCGACATGCCTCGGTTGTGGACACCGTATCAGGGCGTATTCGACATGCAGTCCGTGGATTACCGGTTCACCGGCGGCAGATTCCAGATCGCGGTTCTGCCCGAAGGCTCGATGGAGTATACCGTTAATCAGCTTAAAGAATTTTACCGGAATGCGGCCGGCGACCCGCAGGGTCCGTTCATCGAACAGGAGCGGGAGACAACCTTTGCCGGAGTACCGGCGGTGGAAGTGACCGTGCGGCAAACCAAGAACGGCATTCCTTCGCACATCCGGGTCTTCGTCTTCAGCCGCGAGGATATCGTGTATACGTTAACCGCCACGCTGGGCGATGCGAACGCGACGGAGGTGCAGCAAGCGATGCTGGATCGGACGTTTCAGTCGTTCCGGTTCACGGACGAGGGCAAGTAA
- the rfbA gene encoding glucose-1-phosphate thymidylyltransferase RfbA: protein MKGIILAGGSGTRLYPLTLVTSKQLLPIYDKPMIYYPLSTLMLAGIKDILIISTPEDTPRFSDLLGDGSQFGISLHYAVQPNPDGLAQAFILGKSFIGSDSVAMILGDNIYYGNGFRKILRQVAEKTRGATIFGYHVPDPSRFGVVEFGEDGRVLSIEEKPEQPKSNYAVTGLYFYDNRVVSIASSVKPSKRGELEITSVNEEYLRLGELDVELLGRGFTWLDTGTHQSLVDATNFVRTIEDHQGIKIAAPEEIAYINGWITEDQLLACGEKLSKTGYGQYLIKVATGRIKY, encoded by the coding sequence ATGAAGGGCATCATCCTGGCTGGAGGCAGCGGAACACGACTTTACCCGTTGACTCTGGTAACAAGCAAGCAGCTACTTCCTATATACGACAAACCTATGATTTATTACCCGCTTTCTACCCTGATGTTGGCAGGGATTAAAGATATATTGATTATCTCAACTCCCGAGGACACACCTAGATTTTCAGACCTTCTTGGAGACGGCTCCCAGTTCGGAATTTCATTACATTATGCAGTTCAGCCCAATCCCGATGGATTGGCACAGGCATTTATATTGGGCAAGTCTTTCATCGGAAGCGATTCAGTCGCCATGATTTTGGGAGATAACATTTATTACGGAAACGGATTCCGAAAAATTTTACGGCAGGTTGCCGAGAAAACGCGCGGAGCTACCATATTCGGGTATCATGTGCCAGATCCCTCACGCTTCGGCGTTGTTGAATTTGGCGAGGACGGCCGAGTCCTCAGCATCGAAGAAAAGCCCGAGCAGCCCAAGTCGAACTATGCGGTTACGGGGCTGTATTTTTACGATAACCGGGTTGTCTCGATTGCGAGCAGCGTCAAACCGTCCAAGCGGGGCGAACTGGAAATCACTTCGGTCAACGAGGAGTATTTGCGGCTGGGCGAGCTGGATGTGGAGCTGCTGGGACGGGGCTTTACGTGGCTGGATACCGGCACGCATCAGAGTCTGGTGGACGCGACCAATTTTGTCCGAACGATCGAGGACCATCAGGGTATCAAAATCGCCGCCCCCGAGGAAATTGCATATATTAACGGGTGGATTACCGAGGATCAGCTGCTGGCCTGCGGCGAGAAGCTGAGCAAAACCGGCTACGGTCAGTATTTGATCAAGGTGGCCACCGGCAGAATCAAATATTAA
- a CDS encoding S1C family serine protease — protein sequence MGRFSMMRNQASRLLLCGLAVGLALSLSVPVSAAAASVNPSSKKAVLQAADPVPQIYARVSPSVVGIIGKAQGGKNTGLDNRYNLVHGSGVILTSGGWIVTNAHVIQSMQKATVVTSDGKSYSVTDYYADELSDIAILKINAAHLKSASLAGASSVKVGEKVVAIGAPLSFALRNSATVGVVSGSGRVVDASYRLLQSDAAINPGNSGGPLVDMNGKVIGIVSMKYSAVGVDNTGFAIPAETVRYIIKQLFTYGEVRRPSLGLELQQSWSSIVGLPAEDPLTVTKAVSAAARKADIAEGDELYSIDGHRVTSAVDINELFKSYRPGQTVQLLMQSGGDIVQRKLVLGEGDPIVGTDDGGSADDETEE from the coding sequence ATGGGAAGATTCAGTATGATGCGAAACCAAGCTTCGCGCTTGCTGCTGTGCGGCCTTGCCGTGGGACTGGCCCTATCTTTAAGCGTACCCGTGTCCGCAGCGGCTGCCTCCGTGAACCCATCCTCTAAAAAGGCGGTGCTGCAAGCCGCGGACCCGGTTCCGCAAATCTATGCACGCGTGTCTCCGTCCGTCGTCGGCATTATCGGCAAAGCCCAGGGCGGGAAAAATACGGGGCTGGACAACCGCTACAATCTAGTGCACGGTTCGGGCGTTATTCTTACAAGCGGCGGTTGGATCGTCACCAATGCGCATGTGATCCAATCCATGCAAAAGGCCACGGTTGTGACATCAGACGGCAAATCATACAGCGTCACCGATTATTATGCGGATGAACTCAGCGATATCGCGATTCTCAAAATCAACGCGGCTCATCTAAAGTCGGCCTCTCTGGCCGGAGCATCCAGTGTAAAAGTGGGCGAAAAGGTCGTCGCCATCGGCGCGCCCTTGTCTTTTGCGCTGCGCAATTCCGCCACCGTCGGTGTCGTTAGCGGCTCCGGGCGGGTGGTCGATGCCTCATACCGCCTTCTGCAGAGCGATGCCGCCATCAATCCGGGCAACAGCGGCGGTCCCCTTGTCGATATGAACGGTAAAGTCATCGGGATCGTCAGCATGAAATATTCGGCGGTCGGTGTGGACAATACGGGATTTGCGATTCCGGCGGAAACGGTTCGCTATATCATTAAGCAGCTGTTCACTTACGGTGAAGTGAGGCGTCCAAGCCTGGGGCTTGAGCTTCAGCAGAGCTGGTCCTCCATTGTCGGCCTGCCTGCGGAAGACCCGCTGACGGTTACCAAGGCGGTCTCGGCGGCAGCGCGGAAGGCAGATATTGCCGAAGGCGACGAGTTGTACAGTATCGACGGGCACCGCGTGACCTCGGCGGTCGATATTAATGAGCTGTTCAAAAGCTATCGCCCGGGACAGACTGTACAGCTGCTCATGCAGAGCGGAGGGGATATCGTTCAGCGAAAGCTGGTGCTGGGCGAGGGAGATCCGATCGTGGGTACGGATGACGGCGGCAGCGCAGATGATGAAACGGAAGAGTAA